Part of the Sandaracinaceae bacterium genome, CCGTGCACGCGCCCCCCTCGCAGCCGACCTCCTCGATGAAGTAGAGCCCCCACGCCTGTGGACCGCCGGGGGCCGTGGGCCAGCCCCCCGTGGTCTCGTGCGCGATGTTGGCGAGGAAGGCAGCGAGCTCTTGGCGTCGCTGCGCAGCACTCCCCGTGCTGGCAAACGCGGGATAGTAGGCAGCCGCAGCGACCAGCGCGGCCCGCGTGTAGAGCGCGTTCGCGTTGGGGAACATCGCGTCCCAGTCCGCCGCGCTCAGCAGCTCGGCCACGCCGCTCCCGCTGGGCGTTCCCTCATCCGTGGTCGTCTGCCCCTGGTCGGTGAGCAACCCGGCGTCGCCGACGTGACCAGCATCACCGTGCGTGCCGTGGTCCACGTCGATGCCCTCGTCGACGCCCACCCCCTGGTCTCCTCGAGGCAGCGACCCGTCGCGAGCAACGGACGCGTCACCGACTTGGCCGCTGGGGTCGTCCTCGCAGCCGAGGGTGACGCACGGGAGAGAGCTCAGACAGAGAGCGAGGAGCACGTTCGGGAGGCGCATGCCCAGATAGAGGGAGGCCGCCGGGGAAACGGGTCAGCGGCGCACACCATTTTTCCTGCGTGGCCACGCGCGCGACCGGAACCGCCGCCACGCGCGGGGACGGCGTGCCCTCCGCTGGCCGCGCTCAGGTCGCCGCGCTCATCTTGGCCATCTTCGACTTCATCAGGCACTCCATGATGATCGGCTGCGCCAGGATGAGCCCGTTGATGCGGTCGTCGAGAGCCGTGAAGACCCCCGCCAGCAGCCCGAACATGCGGCCGTACAGGATGATGTCTTGCGGGATGGTCACGTTCTCGATGCGCCCCACGACGCCCTGCACGTCCGCCTTGATCTTGTCGAAGTCCAGCTGCTTCGCGTCGGCCGGGGACATCTCGAAGTACTTGTCGAAGAACTCGACGATCAGCGGCTTGGCCTGGCTCATGTCGCGCTCGCTCATCACGCCCATGTCGACCACGGCGCGCATGAAGCCCTCCACGTCGCGCACCATGTAGGCGAAGGACGCGGTCAGCATCTTGTCCTGGAACGCGGCCGGGAGCTCCTTCACCTGGCCGAAGTCCAGGATGCACACCTCGGGCTGCCCCCCCTCCCCGCGGAACAGGATGTTGCCCGGGTGGGGGTCGCTCTGGAACACGCCGTCCACGAAGACCATGTGCGTGAAGGCGTGTGTGATGCGGCGCATCAGCTCGTGGATGTCCACGCCCAGCTCGTCCACCTTGGCGCGGTCCGTGATCTTGTGGCCTTCGAACCACGTGGTGCAGATGACGTTGCGCGTGGTGTACTCGGGCAGCACGCGCGGGATGACCACGTTGGGCAGGCCCACCAAGTTTCTGTGGATGGTCTGCGTGAAGCGCGCCTCCTGCTCGTAGTCGAGCTCGGCGGTCAGCGCCTTGCTCATCTCGTCCGCGATGACGCGCAGGCCCACCTTGGGCACGAAGATGTTGAAGAGCGGCACCACGCGGCGCATCAGGCCGAGGTCCACCGCCAGCTGTCGCTCCACGTCGGCGTACTTGACCTTGAGCGCGACGTCCTGCCCGTCCTTGGTGC contains:
- a CDS encoding AarF/ABC1/UbiB kinase family protein, which gives rise to MRSFFLAVGRGARVAAALFPIYVAYFYLWLRGKLRVPARRATWSRVHQWSADRFYRLAVRMRGGLIKIGQLISVRVDVAPVEWTRTLSKLQDKVDPLPWSDVEGRLTSELGTPPDELFATIEHEARNAASFGQVHRARTKDGQDVALKVKYADVERQLAVDLGLMRRVVPLFNIFVPKVGLRVIADEMSKALTAELDYEQEARFTQTIHRNLVGLPNVVIPRVLPEYTTRNVICTTWFEGHKITDRAKVDELGVDIHELMRRITHAFTHMVFVDGVFQSDPHPGNILFRGEGGQPEVCILDFGQVKELPAAFQDKMLTASFAYMVRDVEGFMRAVVDMGVMSERDMSQAKPLIVEFFDKYFEMSPADAKQLDFDKIKADVQGVVGRIENVTIPQDIILYGRMFGLLAGVFTALDDRINGLILAQPIIMECLMKSKMAKMSAAT